The Solanum pennellii chromosome 4, SPENNV200 genomic interval GCAGCTTGAGCAAAGGAAAGGGCCGTCCCATGGTCGTGAACTTCTTGTATTCGAGGAGCCAGCATGTATGGAAACACCTTGTCCGGGCTTTATCTCTACTTGACAGACGGCACATATGAATAACTTAAACATGTTGCAGACTGGATATTTTGCGTCTAACCTGCAATTATGGGAAGAAAGCAAATATAACACGAGATCTGAGACATTGCAATATCTGAAAAGGGACACACTTAGCATGAGACAAAACCTGTCTGAAAGTGATGCGGATCCCTCCTCAAATAGTTCTTCCACAACATCCGGTTCACAAAAATCTTTCTGAATATTAGAAGATGACTCAGAAGTCTTCTTGCGAAACATAGACTTGAATACTCCTTTTCCTGACCTTTTGGGTGGTGGTGGCGGAGGAGGATTTGATTTTTCTGGGAGCTGTATATCAACCACAATACAGGTTGTATCATCTCGAATCCCTTTTGGCTGTACGGCGTCCTGCAAATTGGAGGAAGAGTTAAGAGTAGATAGAAGCaaaattaatcaagtaaataatatcataataaatcaataagatATCACGTAAtgatcatactttaacaatttgAGAAGCTGCAGCATCTGCAGGCATTCCACGACTACATTCAATAGCCGATTCAGCAGACAAAGCATCCCAGACGCCGTCACTTGCTATTACTAGCCTTCCACCAGCTGATGTTAGCTGTTGACAAATATTGAGAATTTTTTAGAACAGATATGACATTCAATAAGGGGAAAAAAAGAGCTTGGCCAAATACAACACCAGCAATCAGGCCCATCTAAAGTTGTCATTCTAGATTATAGCAACatacaaatgaaaaataaaattcctaATGTATCTGAAGAAAAGAATCAGGTCCACAATGTTCAGAGGTTTCTAGGCATAGCTCATTATATCGCCTTACATTTCCATATGCTAAGATCCAGCAACCACAAGTACTATGAACTCTGTCTCCCCCACCCACCCCACCACCTCGCACAATCAcattgagttcttgaaaagggaTGATATCATTGATGCCAACCTAATGATGGTAATTTTTTGACTATATACTTCAATGCAAACAtacaaaaaaagatttttaggGACAGACAAACTAAATCAGGAACCAATACACTTTCTCCCCCAATATTTGCACCAATCAAGACTGGAATAAAAGGCTTATAGTAATTGTGAATCTTTAAACAAACATCCaaagcaacaaaaaaataaaataattgcaaAACCACTACAGTATGGAAATCATTTAAGGGGAAAACTAAAGAAGAAGCAATCCTGACTAGAGTCCACCTCACCGTCAAGCACAACATTTGTTGACATTCAATCAAGAAATATTAAATGCTTTAGTGTAGAACCTCAAGTCAAACTACACTATCCAATATCCATATCCCAAATTTGACATATCATTATAGAATAGAGGGAAGAAGTAGAGTCTTTTCAAGTTAACTTGAGCTACACGTAATTGCAGATACACAAGGAAACGAAGAGCGATGAGATCAAGCACATAAAAGCAAAGCATAATACATGGTACACCAACCTTTACTTGCTTCACATAGGGTACAGGAACTATATATTCGCCAACATCCATATCTCCAATGGATCTCGAGAGGCAAAGTCCACCAGGCCAACATCTCAAAGGACCAATCTGAAATAAGTTGAAATCACTGGTAAGATATAAAGAACAAAGCTAATCTACTTTCTGAAACTTCTTCCCGAAGAAGGAAGTTGGAGAAATAAAAACGAAAAAGACAACCAGAATGTATGTGTGAGGCGTGGGGTGGGGTAGGGTGCAGTAATGTTTCAAAACCAGATATCATATGACCACCAACATACCTCTGTACCGCCACCAGCATTAAGCCGACCAACTTCTCCACCACAAGCTGTTATACGTTCCCTCCTAttcaattaaaaacaaaaacaatcaaTACCTTAATGCAAGAGGTGAAAGCATACTAATTAATTGGCTAAAGGCATTAATCTTACTCCTCTTCATTGCAATCAAGCCTATGATCGGCTGATAGATAATAAATTCCGCCTTCAGCAGATTCAAGTATGCATCGAGAATCGCCAACTGATGCAACTGTTACAACCCATCCTTCAATTATGACAAACGTGACTGTTGTCCCTGAGGTTTTTGCTGCAAGTTTAACACAATACAATGTCAGGAAATGCATAGTATAGTAGCAGACAATTAGATTGTTTCTTCTTTGAGAAAAGTCAACTATACCGGAGATATTAATATTAGAAGCCAAGCCAGAAGGGAAAAAAACATACAGCAAGAGGCCAAGAGCTGAAGGaaatatgtataatatcatCGGAAGCAAATACAAATTCAGAAGCCCCGAAATAATAACAAGTCTTGCATCAAGAAATGGAATATCACATGCCTTATGAGCCATGTTTGATCAATCAGGCGTAATACCAGCACAAAACAAAAACTACAAGGTTTCCTTGATTATCTACATCTCATAGCATATTAATGTTAGGCTGTCAAAAGCATTTCCGCTGCAGCATTCAATAAGTTCAAGCTAGTTGATCGGACTCAAGTGCGGATATAAAGCTCGGATCCTTCATGATCTAAATTTTAAGACTCAGGGATACAGATCTAGATACAGATACAGGTGCGGGAATTcggaaaataattcaaaatatctaTTAGAGTTAATGTCTAAATTATGAGGAAACTTTACAAGGTATTCCGTGGAGAAAATATTGATCAAGAGGAGATTCCCAGGAGGTGATATAAGGAAATGGACTGATATAGAAATTTCTATATACAAGGTActccattttcttcaatttcaccttGGCTCACGATTTGATTACATAAACATTATATTTATCCCGGAATATCTCCCTCAATTTTGATCAAAAGTACCCAAAACCGGTTGAACAAATCCAGTAAGTATCCCATACCCACACCCATGGGTGTGACACCAAAAGTGAAGGATCCGGGCGGGGTTCAGGTAATTCACAACAAAAAGTCAACAGGGGCATCAGGAATTACTACTCCACTTTGACTATAATTCACTCACTGGCTCTCGTCATACACACCAAATTGCAATATCTTGTTTCCAGAAATTAATGAAGAAACTACTCGTACctttttcttggaaatctttaTCCGTTTTGACAAATCCTGCAACCAAAGCTCTAGGAAGTGCTGCAACCCATTCATCTCTACTAAGATCAGGAGGAATAGCACTCAAGACATTCTGCAAGAGATTTTCTTTAGAATATATTGCAGCCGCTGACCCATTGTGCCCATCAAATAACTGCAAAGATGGGAGATCACAAATATTAGACGGACGttatttaaaaaaggaaatggtTAGTGcaattattgaaatttaaaatcttaaacAGAATTTCCAGGTCAACAGAGATGTTAGGTAGTGTTCAACACAGAAATTCTTTATTTGGAAAAAACAATAAAGTTGAAGAAATGAAaatgagaaaaggaaaaagacaaAACTTAAAAGATAATGCTGCATAGAGTAGAAAATTTGACAATGTGATTACGGAAGGATCCAAAGACCAACAACTTATAAAGGCAAAGATGGAAACTATATCTTATAAGTTCGACAAGTCAAAAACATAACTAATGGCACAGATCGAACAATCAGAGATGCCGTTATACTTCAACAAGTCGACTAAATTAACAAGACATCCAATCCTAGAGAACAAACAGCAGGTTAGTCTGTAATCAGAGTTGCGCCACTGCTACATAATGTCGTATTAGCTAGTTTCGAATAACAAAAACTAGAGAATCTCCGCAAAAACATGATTCTATGAAGGACACTCAATCAGCTATACCACGAGGACCTCATGGGTGCACAAAAAGGAAACTAAAGATAAACAATTATTCCTTTAgatttataaaatcatatttctaTCCCTTCAAACACCTCTCCTATTTCTCTCCTTCAATACAACCCACACAAGAGCTTTAAGTACACCATCCCACACCTTAAGTTCCACTTGTTCCATCGCTAAATAGCTTAAACCAAATGGGGCCATCAAACTTTTGCAATGAAACAACCTCAATATACACCTCTACTTACTAGATGTTGCATTTGAACAAATGAGTTAGCAGTTGATAATCGGAACAAACAAAGAGTTCTCGACTTGCATCTTACACAATCCATCTAAGACAACAAAGTCAAAAAACTATCCTTGTCAAACAATAAATCTATCTAATAATCCAACAATAACATATATCAAACACATATACAAGCATGAATAACAACATTAGCATATAAATGaaagatttttctgaaaaatctTACTCCAAAAACAGAATATGTAGCTACTCCATCACCCAAAACTCGTTGGCATTCCGTCTTGACAAACGTAAAATCTTCTCCTTTTTTGCTCTGACTAGCTTGACCATGAGAAAGCTCCGGACTTTCAATCTTCTCATTAGCCAATTCACGCTTCAACAACACAGATAATGGGACCGTTTGATGTTCACCCTTAGACAACATAATTCGGTCCCTTTCCAAATCACAACAAAACTATATcttcttctccaaaaaaaaaaaatatacaactaATCCTCTTTCATTGGCTGTTAACCCAATCAGTCAACGCAAATCCAACAATTACCTATACAAATTAAAACACCCAAATCAAtacatcttttttaaaaaaaaaaaacacacagAATCTAATCAATACACAATCgcacaaaattaaatttcttccATCCACACCCAATCAAAGATCTTCTCACTAACAAACCACAAAAaccaacaaaatcaacaaaaaaccCACATTCCAAATTAGTAgataaaaatgagaaaaaaaaaacacaaaatatctTAGAATTTGGATCATCGAGAAACACAGATCCCCACATTTCaaattctgcaaaaaaaaaaataaaaaaaatccattgCACTTCATACACAATActgtttcaattttaatttaccTTTTGAACacgaaaaaaaaaatgttaattatgaATGTTGCATATAAACAATGGAGTTTTTGTTTGAAGATTTTGGGTTTTGGAAAAAAGAAGTTATTTTTTGTGTATAGATTTGAAGAAATTGTGATTTGTTTTGTTGCATATTTAGATGTAAATAACATGTGCTCCCAGAAACGCATCCCTTATTTGGTTCGGCGTTAAcagagaaataaaaataaaataaaataaaataaaaaaagctgGAATATATGAGCTGTTAATTACCTTATCCTACGCCCTTTCTGCTAAATTACGCAACTTGGCGcgttttctttttctcttttttcctcttttgggataagaaaactatttttgttagaaaaagacaatttattattttagactatttttagatattataaaattttctaatatttcttaatttatgtatttaactaaatgatattatataaatttggaATGGAGCGAGTAATTACTAAGTTACTTTTCGCTTTATTTATGACTTAAATTCATTATTgtaaatttagaaattaaaaatatttattattatctgAGCaacttttttttagatttaaaaaatatttaaaaaataattattacagTTTAAGACGAAAGTTGCTACTTACTTTAATAAGTGCATAATATTTAAGAGGCAAAAGAAAAACAGATCACTTTtattaaatgaaaatgaaaacaaCACTGTAAATTAGTATATGCTTTGTATTTATTGTGTTTTTAATTaacgtaaaaaaaaataagaatgactCGTTAAATAgtgtaaaatattatttttttagtaaggtttgTAACGTCTCAAAAAgagtttttatatttaagtaaataattttataacatcctaatttttttttatatttaagcaaataattttataacGTTATGAAAAAGTTTTTACGTTTAAAACAAATCGCTCTAgtgtaatttttcttttccttagaAAACTTACTTTTAATAACTTTTCTAAAGAGTTTCATCATGGCATTTGGCAAACATCAAACTTTTTTTGGAATAATAACATggaaaggattttttttttaattacataaaattataaaagaatagaagaaggATAGGGACAATTAGAATTGAatccacaatttttttatttatttttttttgcattctcAAAGGTATTTGTTCTTTTTAGATCAAAATTTCAACCTATTCCAATTCTTACAATTCAAAAGGGAGTTGGATAAAAAAGTTATTCCTTCATTCCACTCTATCCAATTTGATATTATCTCTTcttattcaagaaaaaaagaaaagtaaatagagagataaatacatatttcaacatataaattaaaattcaatatcTTAAGAAATGACTAAGTCTAATCAAATACTTTTTTGAATATAATCAATCAATATATTGGTCCTTGTATGTTATTGACAAATTGAATGTTTCTTCATAATCAATTATGTATTGAGCAAGAATAGGTCATCAAAGAAAAAACCAagtcaataaattaaatttataatatagaaTAACGGAGCTAAGATCtaatatatatgtgttttaaGCGTATCATTGAAATCATGCACCCAACttgtgaaaaatttaaaaaataattactgattttagcgatacttattgtttattaccatttatagtaatatcttgttaaatctgtaatatgtattaaaagtgaattatgtatgtaaaatatataaattataattgtttttaaaaatatatcatgttttttGGTAATAAATTGTCgcattgtattataaatgtattaaaatgtgtgataaatgtattattcatcaataaatatatattatatgtgaataataaattgtcctttgtaatatatattaaacttatattataaataaattaaaagcgatcaagtgaaaaaatatattattgctataaatagtaaatatttttttattataatagtatTAATGTAAGTTTCCCAAATGTTAAAACATGATATAACATGTCAAATATTTGTCTTGTAAATattttaggaatcaaaaagcaAATTTGAGTGTgtcgtaaaaaaaaaagagccaAATTAGTTAGTACTAGTATATATTTCCATAAGTTGACCATCCCAGTAACTAATTTCATTGAACAATTATAACTCGTCTTAGTTTACGAATGAGTTTACTGTTCtccaattatatattttactccaataaattttttgatataaatatataatttaatcaaaaattaataaaatagtcgaatttatatatatcaacGAATCTTTCTATCAAAGTCATGCCCCAATAgatttattaaatatcaaataagaaattaaaaaaaaaatataacgcTATCAccctatatattttttttcccttctCAGTTCTCTATATAACGTTCATGTTTTTTTCCTCATACTACTTCTTTTCAACTTCTTAAATGTTTCAATTCTTATTTACATTTAATTCCATGAAAATTTTgtgaacctttttttttctaaactatATTGCGTAACAtaattccaaaaaataaaaaataaaaaatacgtATATTTAAAACTTTGGACTGACTTTCTTGTCTACAACTTTTCTGTTATGCACTTACTCTGAATAGGACCTCCTTACATGTGACttctaacaaataaaattataaaaaagaaataagagaatGGGCACTTTGgtaaaagtaattattttttcgttCGATATCtgatatttttatacaaaaataattaaattcaaatttattcatattaaaagtttcatttatgaaaagaaaacattcaacatattatttttttccaaactctaaatttaaaattgttaattaaGAACAGAAAAATCTCAATCATCACGATACAATTATTGATATTTGGTGAgtattttattgtttctttaaGCGAATGGAATAGGCCGACTTATCACTTTGAGTCGGCCAATGAGTAACTGATTGGCACGTAGAgctatatttatgatttttcattattttattttgttattaattattaatattctaTTAATTTTTAGTTTGAATCATATAAGTTCatcaaaataagtattttccATCTAAAATAAAGtctcatatataaaatttaattaataataaagagaGCTTATATATCTCATCGCAAGTCTATGATTAATGGCTCATATTAATAAACAGTTAGAAAAAGAATTTGCACTATATATtgtgtttatattaaattaactaaatatctattatttaattattagtaaacaaaatatacatgtactaaatcaacttatttaactttataaattatatatatactagtaaaTTCAAAAATGCTATTTGAATCAATAAAAGTTTGGGGAGTAAAATGTAAATATGGATAAATGTGGGGTAACATTTTCATATTCTCCGGTCTGTCTTCCAACCAAATGCTTTGACTTAACAAATGGCCCCCGAAATCCACGGCGTCAATCACATGTCAAACTTTTCCCCACGCGCACCTCTCATGCGTTTCCATCAATCGTTACCTATcggaaataatatttttatcttcgCAATGTAAGGTAAGGCTTATGAATGCCTAGAAGTCATTTTCTTCCAATTTTACTTGGGGAATTATCATGAATAATGTAAGGACTTTTTATATTACGTGTCAGcattttattagttatttttaagaaaattatttatatctaaATAGAGTAGTTTTTTTAAACTCAAACGTAAAGTTGTAAAGTTTATCTCCTTTATTTCATGAGGAATTTCAAAGTGGTTCATATCTGAGCTAGATTCAGAACGTTGTGAGACAGATCGATTTTTTCAATTCTAGTATGACTGATCATCCTCTCAGATCAATTACTAATTATCGTTTTGATATGTTTATTaccattaaatatatatattttaatttataattcataattattgtaaagcataaaataatttttttttaaaaaaggattaTTCTTATTCTTGTCATGTGTTTCTTGGTTTAGGATACTATTTATCGCTCGTTTGACTAAGCAATTATACGAGTGTATATTAAGACGTTGAGTTATGATTAATTTGCAtggatattatatatatttgatgaaTGATAACTTGAGTTTGAGTTGTGACAtggcaatttttttaaaaaagtaattatatatcatcatttgaaaaaaaagcACACAATTGCAACTACAAcaactttaatttattcataaaccAATATAAATGCAACAACGaaaccatcatcatcattaaaaCTATATAATAGATGAAACAGATCAATATGGAACCATTTCATTGTTGATAACTTATCAACTATACTACAAAAATTGAAGGTGTATCTAACTAATCGATCTGAGTTATCGTGTAGTGATAGAATTAGTTTTATTCtcaattaaaagttttaaatttaaatcttgAAGAGAACATCTTGTTAAGAGTGTCACTTCCGAATGAATCAATTGTGTgcttatttattgattaaactTTTCATGGCAAGACATGTCTATTACAATTAGcaccatattttatttttgtttaggtTTTTTATCTTCCTTTTGTTATGTCTTTGTTTCTCTCGTGATTagatagataatatttttttatttttaattagatattttagatttattttttttaaaagaacaaaagaaattcAAGTAGGCGAAAACATTAATATTGAGCATACcgaataaaaacaataaataactttaaaacaaacaaaaataaccACTAATACAAGAATATTTGGATTATTAACTTGAAGCGTTATAATTTAAACATATTAACTGGAACAAACGTGCGACATGGCGGTTGTACagaataaatgtatatatattcattaataatatacaagaataattaattaatagtacACAATCTATAGATCCTTGATTAATTGTTCAATTTAATGAAACTAATTAAATCACcgtcttaatttatttttttttggcaagAGTGGGTCAAATTGGATTACCAGTCAATTTCACTCATCTCATTTTAATAAAGTTTATCAaactatatttaattatgaaaatgtAATTTATTGTTCGTGTTTAGAGTAAAGTAATAATGAAACAATTGATTCTAGAATATATAGctggatatattttttttgctgCTATAGTCATTTCACACCCTAGATTTGTCTTggtcaaaatattatttgaatattttaatacttttataTTCTAATTTTCTTATTATGTTACATATATTAGTTACTTCTTACAACTTAATTAGCTGTTGCAACCGCGTGGAATGTGGTTCCACATGTGCACaaccatattatatatatttataatatggtttaaattatttaattctatGTAAAAATGTAGGTACATATAAGTTTCTATAGTTACAAAGTTGTCACTAAACACATTTATTAGTTCACAACCAAATTAGGCCCTCATGTCCCAACCAATATATTTATGAGTTCCCAACTAAATTAGTAGCCCCTTGTGTTTCTATATGTCCCAACCAAAATAGCCTTGAAATAAAAATTGCGTGTTTAAGAGCATTTTTGACCATTTTCCGTTGTGCAATGATAAACAATGGAAAAAGTGCGTGTGAAAACATAATAACTAACttaaaattggcatttttgagtACAAGTCCAACTTGGAACATCAAAATGAGCAACATTAAACCTATCATTCTTGGATTTTATGTACTACTACTACTCTACTAAGAACTAAACTAATGATCTAGCAATGACTTGTTAGAATCAAGATCCTCCTCCTCGTTGTTGTTTAGATCTACTAAAAACATGTTGTTCGACAAAATATGAGACAGAGAAGCACACAGCGCGTAGCAGCAACATTCTTCTCCTGCAAAAGTCATTAGAGTTGTTTGTTAGAGAGACAAACGTGGCCTATCATGACAACAAGAAAGTTATACATTGTTATAGGCATGGATTTAAAGGACAATGGCCCTCAAAAAGACATTTATATATGGTGTTGTTTAATCTCTAGTAGCTAGCAATAACATATACGTGTGATCATGTTTCCCATTTTTCATCTATAATTAATGTGCTCTATAAGAATTGACATGTTTAGTTCTGtagtttttctttcatttttgtcTCCAGCTATATAATAATACAACTAGCTGTAACCCTGTTAGTACAGTTGTCTGCAGACTATACATTGCAAGTTGGATCATtataaaaatcatgaatttaTCAAGAATTGTGACTTCAGACTCACTCAGACTCCACTTGTAAGATTATACTGGTATGTATGTTATTGTCGCAACTATTACATCTCTATGCAaatcacaacttcaatccaatCATACTATATAAGAAGCAATATGTACCTGGATTTTTAAGAGGCTTCACTGCTTGAGGTTGAGGTTTCAGTACTTACAGTCTCACTGGCATTGTTTACTCTTATAATATATACCTATACAACAAAGGAGAGAAAAGATACATCGATCAAGATTTCATCACATTCGTGTCAACAGTGTGTTGTCAAACAATGTTGCATACGAAATTTGAGCTAAAGGTGTTCAATGACAAGCTTACAAACATCCTTATTGAGAAGGGTTACCTTGAATTTTGTTGGACGAATCAAATGGAACACGATTGTATCTCCATCAGCCAAGTCATGATCCACAGAAAACCTCTTCCATCCACCACTAAGTCCACATTTTTGAGCCAAGTACACAGTTGGCCATTCTTCTCCCGTTTCATCGATTAAGGTGATAGTGTCATCTCTTCTTGGAAGGTTCTTCCTGCAGAAATTCGATGGGAGACCCTGCAGCATGAGTTGCAAATGAATTACTGTCCGCCTTCACTCAACAACAATTAcaattactactactactacggACAATCCTAAGCAAGTCGTGGTCTGCAATATGGATCCTCACTGCCCATATCGCTCTATTTAAACATCTGTCTATTCATTCTTAATCAATACTATGATCAAATTGCATCGGTGTTTTGAATTGACAACCTAATCATCACTACAGAAAAGAATACAAAAGCCCTCAAAAGATAGCAACAATATGATCTTCATTATGTTGGCATTGGGCAATAACTTTATCAAAGCTTAGTACATTCTGAGGTTTCCTAATAGTAAACTTCTTTTGATTCAGAACAACTTCCAAAACACGGGATAAATGGATCCacccctctatcttctccactTAAGTACTACATTTACTTCTCTTAGCATATGACTAACACAAGTCCCTCAACATTTGTCAATTGAACTAACCCCTTTTGGCCTATAACTTAACACACTCTATTGTTccattttatttacatatatttcatttcaatacGAAGTAATCCAACTTTCAAGACAAAGATAGACTTATGACTGAGTATCTCACCAGCCAAAAACCTCCAGAAACATGGGAAGGAAGCATTGGTCTAACTAATATAGGATAGTCTGATCCAAGACTTGCTTCAAGTTTCTCAGCTTTCTCTATCGAAGCAGCCCTTTCTTCATCAGAAGCATACGCAAAAAACAACCTATCCCTCTTCGTTGGTGTAGCCAACCTAAGCAAAACAAATATGAATGTAAGCTAGTATTTCATTTTCACATTCTACAATGGATTCaagaaaaatactaataaaaaatgaaatctttAGCAACAAAAAAGAAAGTTTACCTTCTTGGTATCATCACTCTTTCATAATGAATCACCTGCACTccaaaaaacatagaaaaattagtaaaaaattactcaaaaaaaaggaaaaaaagaaacaaaaagataaGATGTAGTACTTCTTTGTATTCAGGAGCAGGGCTTTTAGCTACACGAGGTGATCTTCGCACAGCAACTAGCTCTGTTCCAACAACACGAGGCTTTGTCCTCTTCATCTATAATTTCccataaacaa includes:
- the LOC107018379 gene encoding probable protein phosphatase 2C 12; translated protein: MLSKGEHQTVPLSVLLKRELANEKIESPELSHGQASQSKKGEDFTFVKTECQRVLGDGVATYSVFGLFDGHNGSAAAIYSKENLLQNVLSAIPPDLSRDEWVAALPRALVAGFVKTDKDFQEKAKTSGTTVTFVIIEGWVVTVASVGDSRCILESAEGGIYYLSADHRLDCNEEERERITACGGEVGRLNAGGGTEIGPLRCWPGGLCLSRSIGDMDVGEYIVPVPYVKQVKLTSAGGRLVIASDGVWDALSAESAIECSRGMPADAAASQIVKDAVQPKGIRDDTTCIVVDIQLPEKSNPPPPPPPKRSGKGVFKSMFRKKTSESSSNIQKDFCEPDVVEELFEEGSASLSDRLDAKYPVCNMFKLFICAVCQVEIKPGQGVSIHAGSSNTRSSRPWDGPFLCSSCQEKKEAMEGRRPFGDGRYSSE
- the LOC107016148 gene encoding B3 domain-containing protein At5g42700-like; translated protein: MVKYEDLRKQRLEENKKRMEELNLPLLTQALKNSTSPKTTPMKRTKPRVVGTELVAVRRSPRVAKSPAPEYKEVIHYERVMIPRRLATPTKRDRLFFAYASDEERAASIEKAEKLEASLGSDYPILVRPMLPSHVSGGFWLGLPSNFCRKNLPRRDDTITLIDETGEEWPTVYLAQKCGLSGGWKRFSVDHDLADGDTIVFHLIRPTKFKVYIIRVNNASETVSTETSTSSSEAS